GCAACGAAACTGCTACCAAAATGCCGATGAGGATGATCATGAGCACTGTTGGTCCGGTTGTTCTGATTGGCCTTGTAATTACGGTGGCTATCTATGCGGGTATCGCAACCCCAACCGAGGCCGCAGCCGTTGCTGCCCTGCTGACGGTTGTGTTGGCCTTTGGGGTCGGTGGTCTGACGTGGCAGGGATTTCGGGATTCGATCTATGCAACGATGCGGACGATGGGATATCTGGGACTGCTGTTATCTGCCGGTGTGCTGTTTGGATTTGTCCTGACGTATTACCGCGTGCCCCAGCAATTTACCGAATTGTTCCTGTCGTATGAATTGTCATCCTTCACCGTTCTGGCGATCGTGTTGGTGTTCTACATCATCCTTGGTATGTTCCTTGAACCCGTGTCGATGACATTTATCACGCTGCCAACGATCTACCCATTGATGGATGCCGCCGGTTTTGACCTGATCTGGTTTGGTGTGGTTTATACGATCACAATGGAGATTGCAGTGCTTACCCCGCCGGTGGGGCTCAACCTTTACGTGATCCAGGCAATCAGTCGTGACGAGGTCAGCATCGGTGATGTGATCACAGGGTGCCTACCTTTCATTGGCGCGATGATCCTGTTGATCGCAATCCTGATCATATCTCCACAGGTTGCCCTATGGCTGCCAGATCAGATGCGCTGATGATGAGACTTCCCTATCTACGTGCGGGGTCTGGCCACCCATTGGTGCTGATTCACGGCTACCTTGGTGGCGCAGCGCAATGGAAGCGTGAAATCGCACACTTTAGTACCCGATATGATGTGATCGCACC
This sequence is a window from Henriciella sp. AS95. Protein-coding genes within it:
- a CDS encoding TRAP transporter large permease, whose product is MEWYTVGLGLLGLLMLFITIGLPIPFALAAASLPFLWQIQGWDTSIVSAELKLWGVWIDYILLAVPLFVFLGELIGKSNIGPNLYQFLHQGVRIKGSAAYGSIGASAGFGAVCGSSMVGALTIGGVALPEMLRLGYGKRLSSGVLAAGGTLSVLIPPSLILLFYGIVTDQSIGDLFIAGVVPGLILVSSFVVVVLIWGILKPEDIPSNETATKMPMRMIMSTVGPVVLIGLVITVAIYAGIATPTEAAAVAALLTVVLAFGVGGLTWQGFRDSIYATMRTMGYLGLLLSAGVLFGFVLTYYRVPQQFTELFLSYELSSFTVLAIVLVFYIILGMFLEPVSMTFITLPTIYPLMDAAGFDLIWFGVVYTITMEIAVLTPPVGLNLYVIQAISRDEVSIGDVITGCLPFIGAMILLIAILIISPQVALWLPDQMR